A section of the Phosphitispora fastidiosa genome encodes:
- a CDS encoding pyridoxamine 5'-phosphate oxidase family protein: MAKLTKEIKDYIQEVKLCVAATADKNGMPNASFKGSLQVLDDEHLIFADIFSAKTRKNLMENNKICIIVGDHKKMVSYQFKGEAELINQGELYDKVCKVIEGMNLNLPKPQYVVKTKITEIFPDPSAQ; encoded by the coding sequence ATGGCGAAGTTAACAAAAGAAATTAAAGATTATATCCAGGAAGTAAAGCTATGTGTTGCTGCTACAGCAGACAAAAACGGAATGCCCAACGCATCTTTTAAAGGATCTCTGCAGGTTTTGGATGATGAACACCTGATTTTTGCAGACATTTTCTCTGCTAAAACACGGAAGAACTTAATGGAAAACAATAAAATATGTATCATTGTGGGAGATCACAAAAAAATGGTCAGTTATCAGTTCAAAGGGGAAGCAGAACTGATAAATCAAGGGGAGCTCTATGATAAGGTCTGTAAAGTGATAGAGGGGATGAACCTAAACCTTCCCAAGCCCCAATATGTGGTTAAGACAAAGATTACTGAGATATTCCCTGATCCATCTGCTCAGTAA